In Microvirga sp. 17 mud 1-3, the genomic window AGGCCCGGCGGCTCGGCACGCTCGCGCTCGAGGCGGCCCACCGCGCCCGGGCCGCGAAGGCCCGCAAGGCGGGTGGGCGGGGCGGTCGCTCCCGCCCCGCAAAGGCCTGAGCCGTCAGGCTCCGTTCTTCACGGCCTCGATCCAGGCCGCGAATTTTTCCATGAACTTCGCCAGGAACTTCCGCGTGTCCTCCTTGGTGAGCTTGCCGCTCTCGTCGAGGAGTTGCGTGACGTTGCCGATATAGGCTTCCGGCTGCTGCAGGACCGGCACGTTGAGGAAGACCAGCGATTGCCGCAAGTGATGGTTCGCCCCGAAGGCGCCGATCGCTCCCGGCGAGACGCTGACGACCGCGCCCGGTTTCCCGTCCCAGGCGCTCTGGCCATAGGGGCGGGACGCGACGTCGAGGGCGTTCTTCAGCGCGCCCGGCACCGAACGGTTATATTCCGGGGTCACGAACAGGACCGCATCCGCGGCCGCGATGGTCTTGCGGAAGG contains:
- a CDS encoding NADPH-dependent FMN reductase; protein product: MAARNVAVLVGSLRKESFSRKIAKALEELAPDGMSLTFVEIGQLPLYNQDDEATPPESYIAFRKTIAAADAVLFVTPEYNRSVPGALKNALDVASRPYGQSAWDGKPGAVVSVSPGAIGAFGANHHLRQSLVFLNVPVLQQPEAYIGNVTQLLDESGKLTKEDTRKFLAKFMEKFAAWIEAVKNGA